In Gammaproteobacteria bacterium, the genomic window CGTATTTCAAGGAGTAGAACTGGGTCGGCTGAGTGTTCTACGGATTCGTGCACGGAAAGAAAACGGTTGTGTTGTTGCCAGCTGGGTTGGCGGTACTTGTGTGATGGTCAGTGAGGGCTGGATCGATGTTGGTTGTAGCTGACAAAACTGAGTCAGGACTGTTCACCGCCAAGAAATAACCAGGTTTCAATGACGCTATCAGGGTTTAAAGACACGGTGTCGATGCCCTGTTCCATCAGCCAGCGTGCCAGATCAGGGTGGTCAGATGGGCCTTGGCCACAGATCCCAACGTACTTACCCTGTTTTTGACAAGCCGAAATCGCTAGTTGCAGTAGCGTTTTGACAGCTGCATCGCGCTCATCGAACAGATGAGCAATGTCAGCCGAGTCGCGGTCCAGCCCCAAAGTGAGTTGGGTCATGTCATTCGAACCAATCGAAAAACCGTCAAAATGCTGTAGAAACGATTCTGCGAGGAGTGCATTTGATGGCAGTTCGCACATCATAATAATCTGAAGATCATTCTGACCGCGGTTCAGACCATTTTCTGCCAGCAAGGCAATCACCTGTTCTGCCTCCACCACCGTGCGCACGAATGGCACCATGATCCACAGGTTTGTTAGCCCCATCTCCTCACGAACATATTTGAGGGCACGGCATTCTAGTTCAAAGCACTCGCGAAACCTCGCGTCTAGATATCGAGATGCGCCTCTCAGACCGAGCATTGGGTTCTCCTCACGGGGTTCAAAGGTACTACCGCCGATGAGATTTGCGTATTCATTGGATTTGAAGTCGGACAACCGAACGATCACGGGATGTGGGGAAAAGGCGGCTGTAATCGTAGAGATGCCCTCGGCAAGCTTGCGTACAAAAAAGTCTACGGGGTCAGCATAACCGGCTGACGCGGCCTTGATCTGATCCCTGACGTCCTGAGATACCTGGTCACTGTGGAGCAGGGCCTTGGGATGAATGCCAATGGTATTGTTGATGATAAACTCTAAACGCGCCAGACCCACACCTGCATTCGGCAGTTTCTGAAAATCAAAAGCCCGGTCGGGATTGCCGATATTCATGGTGATTTTGAAGGGCAGTTCGGGCATATCGCCGAGGTGGACAGTCTCGATCTCGAATTTCAGTTCTCCCTGATAAACATAGCCTGTATCCCCTTGGGCACAGCTGACAGTGGCAGTGCTGACTTTAGAGAGTTGTCGTGTGGCATCTCCGCAGCCGACAACGGCTGGAATACCGAGCTCCCGGGCGATGATGGCCGCGTGGCAGGTACGGCCGCCCCGGTTGGTGACAATTGCTGCTGCTCGTTTCATGACCGGCTCCCAGTCTGGATCGGTCATATCAGTCACCAGAATGTCACCCGTTTTTACTGCATCTAGTTCACTGATGGATGTCACAACCCGGACAGTGCCGCTGCCAATTTTCTGGCCAATGCTGCGACCTTCAGACAGCACTGGAGCGGTCTCTTTAAGATGATATCGCTCCAGTGACTGTTGTGTTACACGGCTTTTTACCGTTTCCGGCCGTGCCTGGAGGATCCACAGCTCGTGCGTTTCGCCATCGAGACCCCACTCAATGTCCATAGGGCGACCGTAGTGCTGTTCTATTCGAATCGCCTGGTGTGCCAGTTCTTCGACCTGCTCATCAGACAGGGAAAAGCGCTGTCGCTCGGTTGCTGTTGTTTCAATTACACGTGTGGTCTCGGATGCAGAGTCGTCCGCATAGATCATCTTGCTGGCTTTGCTGCCGATTTTCCGGCGAAGGATAGCTGGTCGCTGGGCAAGCAAAGTGGGTTTGTGTACGTAGAACTCATCTGGGTTCACGGCGCCCTGCACTATGGTTTCACCAAGCCCCCATGAGGCCGTGATAAACACGACATCGTCATAACCAGATTCGGTATCAAGAGTAAACATCACACCACTTGATCCAAGATCACTGCGAACCATCTGTTGTATGCCAACTGATAGAGCCACTTCACTATGGTCGTAGCCCTGGTGGACCCGATAAGCAATCGCCCGATCGTTGAAAAGCGATGCAAATACTTCGCGGACAGCTGGCAGCACGTGTGTTATGCCTCGAACGTTGAGAAAAGTCTCCTGCTGGCCAGCAAAAGATGCGTCGGGCAGGTCCTCAGCGGTTGCAGAAGACCGCACGGCGACAGGGGTGTCAGCTGAAGTCCCTAATTTCCGGTAGGCGGCTTCAATCGCATCTTCCAGATCACCTGGCAGTGGTGCGTTTGTAAGCCACTCTCTGATTGTGGCACCCACCTCGGCCAGCTGTTTCACATTGCTGACGTCCAGTTGAGCCAGGGCTGTTTCAATTTGATCCTTCAGTCCGGAGGTCGCCAGATGATTGTGGTATGCATGGGCAGTGGTCGCAAATCCCCCCGGGACTTGAATCCCGGCAGAAGACAAGC contains:
- the ppsA gene encoding phosphoenolpyruvate synthase → MKEYIAWLDQISLDDVSRVGGKNASLGEMISSLSSAGIQVPGGFATTAHAYHNHLATSGLKDQIETALAQLDVSNVKQLAEVGATIREWLTNAPLPGDLEDAIEAAYRKLGTSADTPVAVRSSATAEDLPDASFAGQQETFLNVRGITHVLPAVREVFASLFNDRAIAYRVHQGYDHSEVALSVGIQQMVRSDLGSSGVMFTLDTESGYDDVVFITASWGLGETIVQGAVNPDEFYVHKPTLLAQRPAILRRKIGSKASKMIYADDSASETTRVIETTATERQRFSLSDEQVEELAHQAIRIEQHYGRPMDIEWGLDGETHELWILQARPETVKSRVTQQSLERYHLKETAPVLSEGRSIGQKIGSGTVRVVTSISELDAVKTGDILVTDMTDPDWEPVMKRAAAIVTNRGGRTCHAAIIARELGIPAVVGCGDATRQLSKVSTATVSCAQGDTGYVYQGELKFEIETVHLGDMPELPFKITMNIGNPDRAFDFQKLPNAGVGLARLEFIINNTIGIHPKALLHSDQVSQDVRDQIKAASAGYADPVDFFVRKLAEGISTITAAFSPHPVIVRLSDFKSNEYANLIGGSTFEPREENPMLGLRGASRYLDARFRECFELECRALKYVREEMGLTNLWIMVPFVRTVVEAEQVIALLAENGLNRGQNDLQIIMMCELPSNALLAESFLQHFDGFSIGSNDMTQLTLGLDRDSADIAHLFDERDAAVKTLLQLAISACQKQGKYVGICGQGPSDHPDLARWLMEQGIDTVSLNPDSVIETWLFLGGEQS